GAGGAAGGCTCGGTTAGAGCGAACGCATAGTCGCCTGTCCTCTCCTGAAATAGTACACAGTTGGGAAGCCAACCCCAACAACTATGAAAGAAGAAAAAAGTAACCGAGGACGAAAGGGATATCCCCTAGATTTCAAGTGGAGAGTCATTGATGACCTCCTAGCCACTGGCGAGAGCATCGCCACGACCAGCCAGCGCTACGGCATTACCACACGCACCATTCGAAATTGGTTGCGTACCTTTGGAGTAGAGTTACCCAACCAAAGCAGCAGTAGCACTATGAGCAAGACAAACAAGAACAAAGACGTAGATCCAGAGTACGCAGAACTCAAGCGCGAAAACGCTCGCCTCAAAGCAGCCCTTTTCCAGGCTGAGAGCAAAGCCTTAGTCAACAAGACACTACTCGAAGAGGTCCTGAATCGCTACCATATTGATCTAAAAAAAAAGACCGATTTGCAGCCGTGAGACAGCTTGAACACGCCAAAGTGAGAGATCAAAAGCTCTCCATAACCTACCTTTGTCAGCTACTAGAAGTCAGCCGCAAAGGCTACTACAAGCACACCTTCACCGAGCAAGACGAAGATGTCAAAGTAGCCTCCGTCCTACACTATTGCCAGTATGTGCGAAGTAAGCTCCACAGGGCAGGCGTAGACACCCTTCAGCAGTGTACCAACGAATACTTCGAAGGGACTTTCCAAGTAGGTCGCGACTGGCTGTACAAAGTCTTAGGAGCCAACGATATGCTGCTGAGAAGTCGCAAGCGCAAGCGTCCACCCCAGACGACCAAAGGCGTGGTCAATCACGGCTTCCAAGATCACCTGAACACCACCCCTAAATACATTGCCACTGACCATTGCCGGCTCACCGTCTCAGACATAACCTACGTCAAATGTTTAGGGGGCTTCGCATATCTCTCCCTGACGATGGACGCTTATAGCCGCATCATCACCGGCTTTGACCTGCAGCCCACGCTCTCCACAGAGGGCCCCTACAACGCACTAAGACAGACCGTTGACTTCTACCAGAAGCATGGCTTTGACCTCAAAGGGCTCATCTTCCATAGCGACCGAGGCTGTCAATATGTCTCCAAGCAGATGACCGACTACGAGGCCAGCCTAGGCATCGTAACCAGTGTCACCCAGACAGGCAACCCTCTCCACAACGCTATGGCAGAGCGACTTAACGGGATCATCAAGAACGACTGGCTCTACAACTTCGAGGATAAGCCCATAGATCAAGTTCGAGAGATCCTCTCGCAAACGATTGCTCTCTATAACACAGCGCGTCCTCATCGAGCCATCAACAAGAAGACTCCGATGCAGATGCTCATACCAGATTACCCCAACCCTATAACCACACA
The sequence above is a segment of the Porphyromonas vaginalis genome. Coding sequences within it:
- a CDS encoding IS3 family transposase, producing MRQLEHAKVRDQKLSITYLCQLLEVSRKGYYKHTFTEQDEDVKVASVLHYCQYVRSKLHRAGVDTLQQCTNEYFEGTFQVGRDWLYKVLGANDMLLRSRKRKRPPQTTKGVVNHGFQDHLNTTPKYIATDHCRLTVSDITYVKCLGGFAYLSLTMDAYSRIITGFDLQPTLSTEGPYNALRQTVDFYQKHGFDLKGLIFHSDRGCQYVSKQMTDYEASLGIVTSVTQTGNPLHNAMAERLNGIIKNDWLYNFEDKPIDQVREILSQTIALYNTARPHRAINKKTPMQMLIPDYPNPITTQPSKKQTSKNNSPKAPSLKSPSSCRLTPHKDLSLCTSAVKTTTSRVPQQEQN
- a CDS encoding transposase; translation: MKEEKSNRGRKGYPLDFKWRVIDDLLATGESIATTSQRYGITTRTIRNWLRTFGVELPNQSSSSTMSKTNKNKDVDPEYAELKRENARLKAALFQAESKALVNKTLLEEVLNRYHIDLKKKTDLQP